The proteins below are encoded in one region of Buttiauxella gaviniae:
- the hypB gene encoding hydrogenase nickel incorporation protein HypB produces MCSTCGCAEGNLYIEGDERNPHSGFRSAPFAPAARSTMQITGVKFAPTADEQGDLHYGHGAAGTHAPGMTQRRMLEIELNVLDKNNQLAVYNREQFAKQQQLVLNLVSSPGSGKTTLLTESLKCLHGRVPCAVIEGDQQTVNDAARIRATGTPAIQVNTGKGCHLDAQMIRDAMQRLPLERNGILFIENVGNLVCPASFDLGERHKVAVLSVTEGEDKPLKYPHMFAAASLMLLNKIDLLPYLQFDVEKCLDYARQVNPNIEIILVSATSGEGMDKWLNWLETQRCA; encoded by the coding sequence ATGTGTAGTACTTGTGGTTGTGCTGAAGGCAACTTGTATATAGAAGGCGACGAACGCAACCCCCATTCCGGTTTTCGTAGCGCACCTTTCGCGCCAGCCGCGCGTTCAACAATGCAAATCACCGGCGTGAAATTCGCGCCAACCGCCGATGAACAGGGCGATCTGCATTATGGTCACGGTGCCGCAGGGACACATGCGCCGGGCATGACCCAGCGTCGTATGCTGGAAATCGAACTCAACGTGCTGGATAAAAACAACCAGTTGGCCGTCTATAACCGTGAGCAGTTTGCGAAGCAGCAGCAACTGGTGCTGAATCTCGTCTCAAGCCCTGGCTCCGGTAAAACGACGCTACTGACGGAAAGCCTGAAATGCCTGCACGGGCGTGTGCCCTGCGCGGTAATAGAAGGCGATCAGCAAACCGTGAACGACGCCGCCCGTATTCGCGCCACCGGCACGCCTGCGATTCAGGTGAACACCGGTAAAGGCTGCCATCTCGATGCGCAGATGATCCGCGACGCTATGCAGCGACTGCCGCTTGAGCGCAACGGCATTTTGTTTATCGAAAACGTCGGCAACCTGGTTTGCCCGGCGAGCTTTGATCTCGGTGAACGCCATAAAGTGGCGGTGCTGTCCGTCACCGAAGGCGAAGACAAGCCGCTGAAATATCCGCATATGTTCGCCGCCGCTTCACTCATGTTGCTCAACAAAATCGACCTGCTGCCTTATTTGCAGTTCGACGTTGAAAAGTGCCTCGATTACGCCCGTCAGGTGAACCCGAACATTGAAATCATTCTGGTTTCCGCCACCAGTGGCGAAGGCATGGATAAATGGCTGAACTGGCTGGAGACGCAACGATGTGCATAG
- a CDS encoding HypC/HybG/HupF family hydrogenase formation chaperone: MCIGIPGQIVEKLPDGSAKVDVCGIQRDVNLMLVGDAQIGQWVLVHVGFAMSIIDEAEARDTLDALQNMFEVEPDVGGLLFGEERG; this comes from the coding sequence ATGTGCATAGGCATTCCCGGTCAAATTGTAGAGAAACTGCCGGACGGCAGCGCAAAAGTAGATGTGTGCGGCATTCAGCGTGATGTAAACCTCATGCTGGTGGGTGATGCGCAAATCGGCCAATGGGTGCTGGTTCACGTCGGTTTTGCGATGAGTATTATTGATGAAGCGGAAGCCCGCGACACGCTGGACGCGCTGCAAAATATGTTTGAAGTGGAACCTGATGTCGGCGGCCTGCTGTTCGGCGAGGAGCGTGGCTAA
- the hypD gene encoding hydrogenase formation protein HypD — translation MRFVDEYRAPEKVMQLIDVLRERAPLLGYTTQRPLRIMEVCGGHTHAIFKFGLDQLLPENIEFIHGPGCPVCVLPMGRIDACIEIASHPEVIFCTFGDAMRVPGKNGSLMQAKARGADVRVVYSPMDALALATQNPDRKVVFFGLGFETTMPTTAITLKQAKAQGTNNFYFFCQHITLIPTLRSLLEQPDNGIDAFLAPGHVSMVIGTAEYDFIATQYQRPLVVAGFEPLDLLQGVVMLVEQKIQQHSAVENQYKRVVPDAGNNLAQQAIAEVFTVRGDAEWRGLGTISDSGVQLTDAFRQFDAEDHFKPAPQQVYDDPLARCGDVLTGRCKPHQCPMFGKTCNPQNAFGALMVSSEGACAAWYQYRGQECEA, via the coding sequence ATGCGTTTTGTTGACGAATACCGCGCACCGGAAAAAGTCATGCAGTTGATTGATGTGCTGCGCGAGCGCGCCCCTCTGCTGGGTTACACCACCCAACGCCCGCTGCGCATTATGGAAGTTTGCGGCGGCCATACTCATGCCATCTTTAAGTTTGGCCTCGACCAACTGCTGCCGGAAAACATTGAGTTTATCCATGGCCCAGGCTGCCCGGTGTGCGTCTTGCCGATGGGGCGCATTGACGCCTGTATTGAAATCGCCAGCCATCCCGAAGTGATTTTTTGCACCTTTGGCGATGCGATGCGCGTGCCGGGGAAAAATGGCTCGCTGATGCAGGCCAAAGCGCGTGGCGCAGATGTGCGTGTGGTGTATTCGCCGATGGATGCGCTGGCGCTTGCGACCCAAAATCCGGATCGCAAAGTGGTGTTTTTCGGCCTTGGCTTTGAAACCACTATGCCGACCACCGCAATCACGCTCAAACAGGCGAAAGCGCAGGGCACTAATAATTTCTACTTTTTCTGCCAGCACATTACGCTAATTCCCACGCTGCGCAGTTTGCTGGAACAGCCGGATAACGGCATTGATGCTTTCCTGGCACCGGGTCACGTCAGCATGGTGATTGGCACTGCCGAATATGATTTTATTGCCACTCAATACCAACGCCCGCTGGTGGTTGCGGGCTTTGAACCGCTGGATCTATTGCAGGGCGTGGTGATGCTGGTGGAACAAAAAATCCAGCAGCACAGCGCGGTGGAAAACCAGTACAAACGCGTGGTACCCGATGCGGGCAATAATCTTGCGCAGCAGGCGATTGCTGAAGTGTTTACTGTGCGCGGCGACGCCGAATGGCGCGGCCTGGGTACCATTAGCGATTCCGGCGTTCAACTGACGGACGCGTTCCGCCAGTTCGATGCGGAAGATCACTTCAAACCTGCCCCACAGCAAGTTTATGACGACCCGCTCGCTCGCTGCGGCGATGTGCTCACCGGGCGTTGTAAACCGCATCAGTGCCCGATGTTTGGCAAAACCTGCAATCCGCAAAATGCTTTTGGCGCGCTGATGGTGTCATCCGAAGGCGCATGCGCGGCGTGGTATCAATATCGCGGCCAGGAATGCGAAGCCTAA
- the hypA gene encoding hydrogenase maturation nickel metallochaperone HypA — protein sequence MHEITLCQRALELIETQARQHGATRVTGVWLEVGAFSCVEQSALEFCFELVCRDTLAEGCELHIHQQEAECWCHDCQQHVQLLSSLVRRCPLCEGSNLRVVADDGVQIKRLEVEETNHV from the coding sequence ATGCACGAAATCACCCTCTGCCAACGCGCACTGGAACTCATCGAAACTCAAGCCCGTCAACATGGCGCGACACGCGTTACCGGCGTATGGCTGGAAGTGGGCGCTTTCTCATGCGTTGAGCAAAGCGCGCTGGAGTTCTGTTTCGAATTAGTGTGCCGCGACACCCTCGCCGAAGGCTGCGAGCTTCACATTCATCAGCAAGAAGCAGAATGCTGGTGCCATGACTGCCAACAGCATGTTCAGCTTTTATCTTCCCTGGTGCGGCGCTGCCCGCTTTGTGAAGGCAGCAATTTACGCGTAGTGGCAGACGATGGCGTGCAGATTAAGCGTCTGGAAGTGGAGGAGACAAATCATGTGTAG
- the hypE gene encoding hydrogenase expression/formation protein HypE gives MKTIELAHGSGGQAMQKLVADLFMQAFDNPWLAEQEDQARLPLAELTASGDRLAFSTDSYVIDPLFFPGGDIGKLAVCGTANDVAVSGATPRWLSCGFILEEGLPLETLERVVTSMAATAKAAGIAVVTGDTKVVQKGAADKLFINTAGIGAIPAGLNWGAQQISTGDVLIVSGTLGDHGATILNLRESLGLEGALVSDCAVLAPLIAPLLNISGVKALRDATRGGVNAVLHEFAATCGCGMEVCESQLPLNPAVRGVCELLGLDALNFANEGKLVIAVARNAAQNVIDALQAHPLGQNAAIIGEVVERKGVRVAGLYGVKRTLDLPHSEPLPRIC, from the coding sequence ATGAAAACGATCGAACTAGCCCACGGCAGCGGCGGCCAGGCAATGCAAAAGTTGGTAGCTGACTTGTTTATGCAGGCATTTGATAATCCCTGGCTTGCCGAACAAGAAGACCAGGCGCGATTACCTCTGGCTGAACTCACTGCCAGCGGCGACCGTTTAGCATTTTCAACGGACAGCTACGTTATCGACCCGCTGTTTTTCCCCGGCGGTGACATCGGTAAATTAGCCGTTTGTGGCACGGCGAATGACGTAGCCGTCAGCGGTGCGACGCCGCGCTGGTTATCTTGCGGATTTATACTTGAAGAAGGCTTGCCGCTTGAAACATTGGAGCGCGTTGTCACCAGCATGGCGGCGACGGCGAAAGCGGCGGGGATCGCGGTGGTAACGGGTGATACCAAAGTCGTGCAAAAAGGCGCGGCAGATAAACTGTTTATCAATACGGCGGGTATCGGCGCGATTCCTGCGGGCCTGAACTGGGGCGCGCAGCAGATTAGCACTGGCGACGTGCTAATTGTCAGCGGGACGCTGGGTGACCACGGAGCGACTATCCTTAACCTGCGCGAATCGCTGGGGCTGGAAGGTGCGCTGGTGAGTGACTGTGCGGTGCTGGCCCCGTTGATCGCGCCATTGCTGAACATTTCAGGCGTTAAAGCCCTGCGTGATGCGACGCGCGGCGGCGTGAATGCTGTTCTGCATGAGTTTGCAGCGACGTGCGGCTGCGGGATGGAAGTCTGCGAAAGCCAACTGCCGTTGAACCCGGCGGTGCGTGGCGTGTGTGAATTGCTCGGCCTCGATGCGCTTAATTTTGCCAATGAAGGCAAGTTAGTTATCGCCGTTGCGAGGAACGCCGCACAAAACGTAATCGACGCTTTACAAGCTCACCCGCTCGGACAAAATGCAGCCATTATTGGTGAAGTTGTCGAGCGTAAAGGGGTCCGTGTAGCCGGGCTTTATGGCGTGAAACGCACGCTGGATTTGCCTCACTCTGAGCCACTGCCACGCATTTGTTGA